One stretch of Hymenobacter chitinivorans DSM 11115 DNA includes these proteins:
- a CDS encoding UDP-N-acetylmuramate--L-alanine ligase, which yields MAPTPTSLQRLHLIATGGSIMHNLALALHRRGAQVTGSDDEIFEPAKSRLAAAGLLPAQEGWFPEKITPELDAVIVGMHARADNPELLRAQELGLRIYSFPEFIYEASKDKQRVVIGGSHGKTSITSLILHVLRYHHRKFDYAVGAQLEGFDLMVQLSEDAPIIIIEGDEYLSSPIDRRPKFHLYQHHIGVISGISWDHINVFPTEEDYREQFRIFAEMTPKAGVLIYDRDDEQVQLVTVPTTSDVTYIGYGPHENKVRQGKTVLITKKDEEVPIQVFGEHNLRNISAAKEVCKQLGIKGKDFYEALATFKGAARRLELVREGSSSVVYKDFAHAPSKLKATATAFKKQFPKRRLVACLELHTFSSLNPAFLPQYAHTFDAPDVAVVYFNPHVLEHKRLPALPAEAVQQAFQRPDLQVFTDSKALAEFLHQQRWQDANLLMMSSGTFDGLDLTQLATEVTK from the coding sequence ATGGCTCCAACGCCCACTTCTCTCCAGCGCCTACACCTGATTGCCACCGGTGGCAGCATCATGCACAACCTGGCTCTGGCCCTGCACCGCCGTGGCGCTCAGGTCACTGGCTCCGACGACGAAATCTTTGAGCCCGCCAAAAGCCGCCTGGCCGCCGCCGGTCTGCTGCCGGCCCAGGAAGGTTGGTTTCCGGAGAAAATAACGCCCGAGCTCGACGCCGTCATTGTGGGTATGCACGCCCGGGCCGACAACCCCGAGCTGCTCCGGGCCCAGGAGCTGGGCTTGCGCATCTACTCCTTCCCCGAGTTTATCTACGAGGCGTCCAAGGACAAGCAGCGCGTCGTCATCGGCGGCTCCCACGGCAAGACCAGCATTACCTCGCTGATTCTGCACGTGCTGCGCTACCACCACCGCAAGTTCGACTACGCCGTGGGCGCCCAGCTCGAAGGCTTCGACCTCATGGTGCAGCTCTCCGAGGACGCGCCCATCATCATCATCGAGGGCGACGAATATCTGTCCTCACCCATCGACCGGCGACCCAAGTTTCACTTGTACCAGCACCACATCGGCGTTATTTCGGGCATCAGCTGGGACCATATCAACGTGTTTCCGACCGAGGAAGACTACCGGGAGCAGTTCCGCATCTTCGCCGAGATGACGCCCAAGGCCGGGGTGCTGATTTATGACCGCGACGACGAGCAGGTGCAGCTCGTAACCGTGCCCACCACCTCCGACGTGACCTACATCGGCTACGGGCCGCACGAAAACAAGGTGCGCCAGGGCAAGACGGTGCTCATCACCAAGAAAGACGAGGAAGTGCCGATTCAGGTGTTTGGGGAGCACAACCTGCGCAACATCTCGGCCGCCAAGGAAGTCTGCAAGCAGCTGGGCATCAAGGGCAAAGACTTCTACGAGGCCCTGGCGACCTTCAAAGGTGCGGCCCGCCGCCTGGAGCTGGTGCGCGAAGGCAGCTCGTCGGTGGTTTACAAGGACTTTGCCCACGCCCCGTCCAAGCTCAAGGCCACGGCTACGGCGTTTAAGAAGCAATTCCCCAAGCGCCGCCTGGTGGCCTGCCTGGAGCTGCACACCTTCAGCTCGCTTAACCCCGCGTTTTTGCCCCAGTACGCCCACACCTTCGACGCGCCCGACGTGGCCGTGGTCTACTTCAACCCCCACGTGCTGGAACACAAGCGCCTGCCCGCCCTGCCCGCCGAGGCCGTGCAGCAAGCCTTCCAGCGCCCCGACCTGCAGGTGTTCACCGACAGCAAAGCCCTGGCTGAATTTCTGCACCAGCAGCGCTGGCAGGATGCTAACCTGCTGATGATGAGCTCCGGCACATTCGACGGGCTCGATTTGACGCAATTGGCGACGGAGGTGACAAAGTAG
- a CDS encoding alpha/beta fold hydrolase, with the protein MKENLLLLHGALGSDKQLRGLARDLSQYFQVHTFSFSGHGGREIEPAQFNVPAFAQEVIGYLREQNLEAVHVFGYSMGGYVALLAAAEAPGLIKTVTTLGTKFDWSAETLAAETRMLDAATMQEKVPQFAEQLAQTHAPTDWKAVVQATRQLLTALSEQPPLTPARLTKITVPVQILVGELDKTAGVDASSLYASYLPQATFEILMNTPHPLERVNPDELGQRIRRFSAGAA; encoded by the coding sequence ATGAAAGAAAACCTTCTGCTCCTGCACGGCGCTTTGGGCTCGGATAAGCAACTGCGCGGCCTGGCCCGCGACTTGTCGCAGTACTTTCAGGTGCACACGTTTTCGTTTAGTGGGCACGGGGGGCGGGAAATTGAGCCGGCGCAGTTCAATGTACCGGCGTTTGCCCAGGAGGTTATCGGCTACCTCCGGGAGCAAAACCTGGAGGCCGTCCACGTCTTTGGCTACAGCATGGGCGGCTACGTGGCCCTGCTGGCCGCCGCGGAAGCCCCCGGCCTGATCAAGACCGTGACGACGCTGGGCACCAAGTTCGACTGGTCGGCCGAGACGCTGGCGGCCGAAACCCGGATGCTAGACGCGGCCACGATGCAGGAGAAAGTCCCCCAGTTTGCCGAGCAACTCGCCCAAACCCACGCTCCTACCGACTGGAAGGCCGTGGTGCAGGCCACGCGCCAGCTGCTGACGGCCCTGAGTGAGCAGCCGCCCCTGACGCCCGCCCGGCTCACCAAAATCACCGTTCCGGTGCAGATTCTGGTGGGAGAGCTCGACAAAACCGCCGGCGTAGATGCTTCCTCACTCTACGCTTCCTATTTGCCCCAGGCCACGTTTGAAATCCTGATGAATACCCCCCACCCGCTGGAGCGCGTCAACCCTGATGAGCTGGGGCAGCGCATCCGCCGCTTTAGTGCAGGCGCGGCTTAA
- a CDS encoding M48 family metallopeptidase, translated as MIKKVMLAGCLFMAAACSTVPITGRRQLSLVSDAEINALAVQQYQEVLRTSKLSTDANATAMVRRVGQRIEQAVETYFRSQNQQDQLAGYAWEFNVLEDKQENAWCMPGGKVAVYTGILPITQDENGLAVVMSHEIAHAVAKHGSERMSQGLLQSYGGQALSAALATKPEGTQQLALQAFGVGSSVGLLKYGRNQESEADHLGLIFMAMAGYNPDGAITFWQRMDARENQAAPPEFLSTHPSNGTRIADIQRELPEARKYYKAR; from the coding sequence ATGATAAAAAAAGTCATGCTGGCCGGCTGCCTGTTTATGGCCGCGGCCTGCTCTACCGTCCCGATTACCGGCCGCCGGCAGCTCAGCCTGGTTTCCGACGCCGAAATCAACGCCCTGGCCGTGCAGCAGTACCAGGAAGTGCTGCGCACCAGCAAGCTTTCCACCGATGCCAACGCCACGGCCATGGTGCGCCGCGTGGGCCAGCGCATCGAGCAGGCCGTCGAAACCTACTTCCGCAGCCAGAATCAGCAAGACCAGCTGGCCGGCTACGCCTGGGAGTTCAACGTACTTGAGGACAAGCAGGAAAACGCCTGGTGCATGCCCGGCGGCAAGGTGGCCGTGTATACCGGGATTCTGCCCATCACCCAGGACGAAAACGGCCTGGCCGTGGTCATGTCCCACGAAATTGCCCACGCCGTGGCCAAGCACGGCTCGGAGCGTATGAGCCAGGGCCTGCTGCAAAGTTACGGCGGGCAGGCCTTGTCGGCAGCCTTGGCCACCAAACCTGAGGGTACCCAGCAACTGGCCCTGCAGGCCTTTGGCGTAGGTTCTTCCGTCGGGCTGCTCAAGTACGGCCGCAACCAGGAGTCGGAGGCCGACCACCTGGGCTTGATCTTCATGGCCATGGCCGGTTACAACCCCGACGGCGCTATTACGTTCTGGCAGCGCATGGACGCCCGCGAAAACCAGGCCGCCCCGCCCGAATTCCTCTCGACTCACCCCTCCAACGGTACGCGCATCGCCGATATTCAGCGGGAGCTGCCCGAGGCGCGTAAGTATTACAAAGCCCGCTAA
- a CDS encoding fumarylacetoacetate hydrolase family protein, which translates to MKILCIGRNYAEHIAELNNETPDEPVIFTKPETALLQRGMPFFYPDFSTDIHHEIELVLRVSKNGKNIDPKFAHTYFDAIGLGIDFTARDLQSKAKSKGLPWDLAKGFDGSAPLSATFKPVADFADLANINFRLEVNGEVKQQGNSGMMLHNFAAQIAYISRFITLKMGDLIFTGTPSGVGPVKIGDQLTGYLEDEKLLELSVK; encoded by the coding sequence ATGAAAATACTCTGCATAGGCCGCAACTACGCCGAACATATTGCCGAACTCAACAACGAAACGCCCGACGAGCCCGTCATTTTCACCAAGCCCGAAACGGCCCTGCTGCAGCGCGGCATGCCCTTCTTCTACCCCGATTTCTCGACCGACATTCACCACGAAATCGAGTTGGTGCTGCGGGTAAGCAAAAACGGCAAGAACATCGACCCGAAATTTGCCCACACCTACTTCGACGCCATCGGCCTGGGCATCGACTTCACGGCCCGCGACCTGCAGAGCAAGGCCAAAAGCAAGGGCCTGCCCTGGGATTTGGCCAAGGGCTTCGACGGCTCGGCGCCCCTGTCGGCTACGTTTAAGCCCGTGGCGGACTTTGCTGACCTGGCCAACATCAACTTCCGTCTGGAGGTGAACGGCGAGGTGAAGCAGCAGGGCAACTCGGGCATGATGCTGCACAACTTCGCGGCCCAGATTGCCTATATTTCGCGCTTTATCACCCTAAAAATGGGGGATTTGATATTTACTGGCACGCCCAGCGGCGTGGGCCCCGTCAAGATTGGCGACCAGCTGACGGGCTACTTGGAGGATGAGAAGTTGTTGGAATTGTCGGTAAAGTAG
- a CDS encoding M23 family metallopeptidase, which translates to MLHTPFRGKAPILLLTLLTTMGLRPAPMAGQEPDSLTKPAAKQGSSPRSAVAPGYFLFPIKPGKPNFLAASMGELRPNHFHGGLDIKTDGRTDLPVYASADGYVSRMKQSAFGYGNVLYITHPNGLTTVYGHLNRFMGPVAAALREKQYEKQSYEQEMFFTKDQFPVKRGEVVALSGNTGGSAGPHLHWEVRDAQDNQLNPLQWGGFSEIQDHIAPTLQAFAVEPLTIDARVQGRFDKAVLVPKVAPAAGVATAWPDTINAYGTVGILLQAFDRYDNAWNKNGLQKVEVKVNGQPHYAHTVDNVPFPSGTRTVNQHVDYEWMMTQGRTLQKLFVDDGNDLSMYTTGPGKGKLRVEDGKLYSVEVLMSDSYGNTTPLSFVLRGQKPEYTKTRSAAVKKPALRWEITRNILKVIAADPDTASQGANAVLLRGSRRLELKPSYTTQSQNVYLYDLRAGLPDSIRFGGITKRFDRQALIPAGTEQGFADNFLNLSFAPQTLFDTLYLQTSYKDGAWTVQSPRQSLYLPLRITLKPPTEVADKEHSAVYLVNARGGRSYVGGKWEGNQVTFPAKVFGQFRIFSDTIPPSARLVRKGAGGLTFQVGDNLSGLNSYTLLVGGRFRLLRYEYKNSTLFTEPNDTVGPPLRGPATLRITDQAGNEKVLSFNL; encoded by the coding sequence GTGCTGCACACACCTTTCCGGGGGAAGGCCCCCATTTTACTGCTTACGCTGCTCACCACGATGGGTCTGCGCCCCGCCCCCATGGCCGGCCAGGAACCCGATTCGCTGACCAAGCCCGCAGCCAAGCAAGGCTCCTCGCCCCGCTCCGCGGTGGCGCCGGGCTATTTTCTGTTCCCGATTAAGCCGGGCAAGCCCAACTTTCTGGCTGCCAGTATGGGCGAGTTGCGCCCCAACCACTTCCACGGCGGCCTCGACATTAAAACCGACGGCCGCACGGATTTACCCGTCTACGCCTCGGCCGACGGCTACGTCTCGCGCATGAAGCAGTCGGCCTTCGGCTACGGCAACGTGCTCTACATCACCCACCCCAACGGGCTGACGACGGTGTACGGGCACCTGAACCGCTTTATGGGTCCGGTGGCGGCGGCGTTGCGGGAGAAGCAGTACGAAAAGCAGAGCTACGAGCAGGAAATGTTCTTTACCAAGGACCAGTTTCCGGTGAAGCGGGGCGAAGTCGTGGCCTTGTCGGGTAACACCGGCGGCTCGGCCGGTCCCCACCTGCACTGGGAAGTGCGCGACGCCCAGGACAACCAGCTCAACCCCCTGCAGTGGGGCGGGTTCAGTGAAATTCAGGACCACATTGCTCCGACGCTGCAGGCCTTTGCCGTGGAGCCGCTCACGATTGACGCCCGGGTGCAGGGCCGCTTCGACAAAGCCGTGCTGGTGCCCAAAGTGGCCCCCGCGGCCGGCGTAGCCACCGCCTGGCCCGATACCATCAACGCCTACGGCACGGTGGGCATCCTGCTCCAGGCCTTCGACCGGTACGATAATGCCTGGAACAAGAACGGCCTGCAGAAAGTCGAGGTGAAGGTGAACGGCCAGCCCCACTACGCCCACACGGTTGACAACGTGCCCTTTCCCAGCGGCACCCGCACCGTGAACCAGCACGTGGACTACGAGTGGATGATGACCCAGGGCCGCACCTTGCAGAAGCTCTTCGTGGACGACGGCAACGACCTGAGTATGTACACCACCGGCCCCGGCAAGGGCAAGCTGCGGGTGGAAGACGGGAAGCTCTACAGCGTGGAAGTGCTGATGAGCGACTCCTACGGCAACACCACGCCCTTGTCGTTCGTGCTGCGCGGGCAGAAGCCGGAGTACACCAAAACCCGCAGCGCAGCGGTGAAAAAGCCGGCGTTGCGCTGGGAAATAACCCGCAATATTCTCAAGGTTATTGCCGCCGACCCCGACACGGCCAGTCAGGGCGCCAACGCCGTGCTGCTGCGCGGCTCCCGCCGCCTGGAGCTCAAGCCCAGCTACACCACCCAGAGCCAGAACGTGTACCTCTACGACCTGCGCGCCGGCCTGCCCGACTCCATCCGCTTCGGGGGCATCACCAAGCGCTTCGACCGGCAGGCCCTGATTCCGGCCGGCACCGAGCAGGGCTTCGCCGACAACTTTCTGAATCTGAGCTTCGCGCCCCAGACCCTGTTCGACACGCTGTATTTGCAAACCAGCTACAAGGACGGGGCCTGGACCGTGCAAAGCCCGCGGCAGTCGTTGTATCTGCCGCTGCGCATCACGCTCAAGCCCCCAACCGAGGTGGCCGACAAGGAGCATTCGGCCGTGTATCTGGTCAATGCCCGCGGGGGGCGTAGCTACGTGGGCGGCAAGTGGGAAGGCAACCAGGTAACGTTTCCGGCCAAGGTGTTCGGGCAGTTCCGCATCTTCTCCGACACCATTCCGCCCTCGGCGCGGCTGGTGCGCAAGGGTGCCGGCGGCCTTACTTTTCAGGTCGGCGACAACCTCTCGGGCCTGAATAGCTACACCCTGCTGGTGGGCGGCCGGTTCCGGCTGCTGCGCTACGAGTACAAGAACTCCACCCTTTTCACCGAGCCCAACGACACGGTGGGCCCGCCCCTGCGCGGCCCGGCCACGCTGCGCATCACCGACCAGGCCGGTAATGAAAAAGTACTGAGCTTTAATTTGTAG
- a CDS encoding lipocalin family protein yields the protein MAKFPKRRQPVLLGAAVATVATGVAAYAYFRRQLHAPLPVSPHVDVHRYMGLWYEIARLPTRFEKGCAHVTAEYKLRPDGKVSVLNTCHKNDLNGPVETAQGTARIVDATTNAKLRVSFFWPFEGDYWILDHDPEYRYALVGEPSRQNLWLLSRTPHLERPIRDRLVGLAHSLGFPTENLIFTPQPMAGKP from the coding sequence ATGGCCAAATTTCCCAAACGCCGCCAGCCCGTTTTGCTCGGGGCCGCCGTAGCTACCGTCGCCACCGGCGTGGCGGCCTACGCGTATTTCCGCCGCCAGCTTCACGCCCCGCTGCCCGTGTCGCCCCACGTGGACGTGCACCGCTACATGGGCCTGTGGTACGAAATTGCCCGCCTGCCCACCCGCTTCGAGAAAGGCTGCGCCCATGTCACGGCCGAGTATAAGCTGCGGCCCGATGGCAAAGTATCGGTGCTCAACACCTGCCACAAAAATGACCTGAACGGCCCGGTGGAAACGGCCCAAGGCACCGCCCGCATCGTGGACGCCACCACCAACGCCAAGCTGCGGGTCAGCTTTTTCTGGCCCTTCGAGGGCGACTACTGGATCCTGGACCACGACCCCGAGTACCGCTACGCCCTGGTAGGGGAGCCCAGCCGCCAGAACCTGTGGCTGCTGAGCCGCACGCCCCACCTGGAGCGCCCCATCCGGGACCGGCTCGTGGGCCTGGCCCATTCGCTGGGTTTTCCGACGGAAAACCTGATTTTTACGCCCCAGCCCATGGCTGGCAAACCGTAA
- the bcp gene encoding thioredoxin-dependent thiol peroxidase, giving the protein MALTPGTPAPDFEALDQDGNLIRLQDLRGKKVALYFYPKDDTPGCTAQACNLRDHQDELTAKNVQVIGVSVDSAKSHQKFVLKYELPFPLLVDTDKKIVEAYGVWQEKSMYGRKYMGTMRHTFLIDEQGIIEKVIEKVDTKNHAAQLLS; this is encoded by the coding sequence ATGGCCCTTACCCCCGGCACCCCCGCCCCCGATTTTGAAGCCCTTGACCAGGATGGCAACCTCATCCGCCTGCAAGACTTGCGCGGCAAGAAAGTCGCCCTCTACTTCTACCCCAAAGACGACACGCCCGGCTGCACGGCCCAGGCCTGCAACCTGCGCGACCACCAGGACGAACTCACGGCCAAAAACGTGCAGGTCATCGGCGTGAGCGTCGACAGCGCCAAGTCCCACCAGAAGTTCGTACTGAAGTACGAGCTGCCCTTCCCGCTGCTGGTCGATACCGACAAGAAAATTGTGGAAGCCTACGGCGTGTGGCAGGAAAAATCGATGTACGGCCGCAAGTACATGGGCACCATGCGCCACACGTTCCTGATTGACGAGCAGGGTATCATCGAAAAGGTCATCGAGAAAGTCGACACCAAGAACCACGCCGCCCAGCTGCTTTCTTAA
- a CDS encoding transketolase yields MSQENTLTTAAPKSTAELKQIAAQVRRDIVRMVHAVNSGHPGGSLGCTDLLVALYFRIMKHNPSFSMKGEGEDLFFLSNGHISPVFYSVLARSGYFPVSELATFRKLNSRLQGHPATHEHLPGIRIASGSLGQGMSVAIGAAQAKKLNGDNRLVYVLMGDGELEEGQVWEAAMYAPHHKVDNLIAIVDRNGQQIDGSTKEIMDLGNLRAKFEAFGWRVLETNGNDLEKLIPTLEEAGKLSGQGQPTMILMDTQMGFGVDYMMGTHKWHGTAPNDEQLEKALQQLLVEEAGDY; encoded by the coding sequence ATGTCCCAGGAAAACACCCTTACCACTGCCGCACCGAAAAGCACGGCAGAGCTCAAGCAGATTGCGGCCCAGGTGCGCCGCGACATCGTGCGCATGGTGCACGCCGTTAACTCCGGCCACCCCGGCGGCTCCCTTGGCTGCACCGATTTGCTGGTTGCCCTCTACTTCCGCATCATGAAGCACAACCCCAGCTTCAGCATGAAAGGCGAAGGCGAAGACCTGTTTTTCCTGTCGAACGGCCACATTTCGCCCGTTTTCTACTCGGTGCTGGCCCGCTCGGGCTACTTCCCCGTCAGTGAGCTGGCGACTTTCCGCAAGCTGAATTCGCGCCTGCAGGGGCACCCCGCCACCCACGAGCACCTGCCCGGTATCCGCATTGCTTCGGGCTCCCTGGGCCAGGGCATGAGCGTGGCCATCGGTGCGGCCCAGGCCAAAAAGCTCAACGGCGACAACCGCCTCGTGTACGTGCTCATGGGCGACGGCGAGCTGGAAGAAGGCCAGGTGTGGGAAGCGGCCATGTATGCCCCCCACCACAAAGTCGATAACCTGATTGCCATCGTGGACCGCAACGGTCAGCAGATTGACGGCTCGACCAAGGAAATCATGGACCTGGGCAACCTGCGCGCCAAGTTCGAAGCCTTTGGCTGGCGCGTATTGGAAACCAACGGCAACGACCTCGAAAAGCTGATTCCGACTCTGGAAGAAGCCGGTAAGCTCAGCGGCCAGGGCCAGCCCACGATGATCCTAATGGACACCCAGATGGGCTTCGGCGTGGACTACATGATGGGCACCCACAAGTGGCACGGCACCGCTCCGAACGACGAGCAGCTCGAAAAAGCCCTGCAGCAGCTGCTGGTAGAAGAAGCCGGCGACTACTAG
- a CDS encoding vWA domain-containing protein, protein MKGAFWKKYWLLLVTLWLAAPVVAQNVPPEKPKVTRILFVLDASGSMMAPWEGKPRWDVARSLLSKMVDSLNAYPNLELALRAYGHQHPNSENNCEDSKLEVPFAPKNAKAIKARLATLKAQGNTPITYSILQSAGDFPTDKSSRNVLILITDGLESCKGDPCATSVALQRKHVFLRPFIIGLGAERDFGKQLECLGQYYNAADVSTFRTILDNVISQTLTKTTVSINLTDEAGKPVESNVNMTFVNNVTETPEYNYVHYRDAQGKPDVLDIDALQSYDLVINTVPPVRQANLPIRPGKANVLTYKTPQGTLALQSPNISPNPYGKVQAVVRAQGNPATVVSLNVGTKQKLLAGNYEVELLTLPRIVRRISIRQGQETAVTYDAPGTLNIVTDLKGYGSIYRLNNDESQTWVYNLPEGSSKVNLPMQPGAYRLVFRTATATGSKFTDVRNFTIRSGQTSSVSMFSK, encoded by the coding sequence ATGAAAGGTGCGTTTTGGAAAAAGTACTGGTTGCTGCTGGTCACGCTGTGGCTAGCGGCTCCTGTAGTTGCCCAAAACGTGCCGCCGGAAAAGCCCAAGGTCACCCGCATCCTGTTCGTACTCGATGCCTCGGGCTCGATGATGGCGCCCTGGGAAGGCAAGCCCCGCTGGGACGTGGCCCGCAGTCTGCTCTCGAAGATGGTGGACTCGCTCAACGCCTACCCCAACCTGGAGCTGGCCCTGCGCGCCTACGGGCACCAGCACCCCAACTCGGAAAACAACTGCGAGGACTCGAAGCTGGAAGTGCCCTTCGCGCCCAAAAACGCCAAGGCCATCAAGGCCCGCCTCGCCACGCTGAAAGCCCAGGGCAACACCCCGATTACCTACTCCATCCTGCAGTCGGCCGGGGACTTCCCGACCGACAAAAGCTCCCGTAACGTGCTGATTCTGATAACCGACGGCCTGGAATCGTGCAAGGGCGACCCGTGCGCTACCTCGGTGGCGTTGCAGCGCAAGCACGTATTCCTGCGCCCGTTTATTATTGGGCTCGGGGCCGAGCGGGACTTTGGCAAGCAGCTCGAATGCCTGGGCCAGTACTACAACGCGGCCGACGTAAGCACCTTTCGCACCATCCTCGACAACGTCATTTCCCAGACGCTGACCAAAACCACGGTCAGCATCAACCTGACTGACGAGGCGGGTAAGCCCGTGGAAAGCAACGTGAATATGACCTTCGTCAACAACGTCACGGAAACGCCGGAGTACAACTACGTGCACTACCGCGACGCGCAAGGCAAACCCGACGTGCTCGACATCGACGCGCTGCAGAGCTACGATTTGGTCATCAACACGGTGCCCCCGGTGCGGCAGGCCAACCTGCCCATCCGGCCCGGCAAGGCCAACGTGCTGACCTACAAAACGCCCCAGGGAACCTTGGCCTTACAGTCGCCGAACATTTCGCCGAATCCCTACGGCAAGGTGCAGGCGGTGGTGCGGGCCCAGGGCAACCCGGCCACGGTGGTCAGTCTGAACGTGGGTACCAAGCAAAAGCTGCTGGCCGGCAACTACGAAGTGGAGCTGCTCACCCTGCCCCGCATCGTGCGCCGCATCAGCATCCGGCAGGGCCAGGAAACGGCCGTAACCTACGACGCGCCCGGCACGCTCAACATCGTGACGGATTTGAAAGGTTACGGCAGCATCTACCGCCTCAACAACGACGAGTCGCAGACCTGGGTGTACAACCTGCCCGAAGGCAGCAGCAAAGTCAACCTGCCGATGCAGCCGGGGGCCTACCGCCTGGTGTTTCGCACCGCCACGGCCACCGGCAGCAAGTTCACCGACGTGCGCAACTTCACCATCCGCAGCGGCCAAACTAGCTCGGTGAGTATGTTTAGTAAGTGA
- a CDS encoding transketolase family protein, protein MKDFPYTESKDTRSGFGVGLHELGKSNPNVVALTADLTGSLKMDAFKKDFPERFFQVGIAEANMMGIAAGLTIGGKIPFTGTFANFSTGRVYDQIRQSIAYSDKNVKICASHAGVTLGEDGATHQILEDLGMMKMLPHMTVINPCDFNQTKAATIAIAEHEGPVYLRFGRPVVPNFTPADQKFEIGKAVMLNEGADVSIFATGHLVWKAILAGHILAEKGIDAEIINIHTIKPLDAQAILASVRKTRCVVSAEEHQMNGGLGDSIAQLLAREEPLPLEMVAVNDSFGESGTPDQLMEKYGLMENDIVKAVEKVLARKAK, encoded by the coding sequence ATGAAAGATTTCCCCTACACCGAATCAAAAGACACCCGCTCCGGCTTTGGCGTGGGTTTACACGAGCTGGGCAAGAGCAACCCGAACGTGGTGGCCCTCACGGCTGACCTCACCGGCTCGCTCAAGATGGATGCCTTCAAAAAGGACTTCCCCGAGCGGTTTTTCCAGGTGGGTATTGCCGAAGCCAACATGATGGGCATTGCGGCCGGCCTCACCATCGGCGGCAAGATTCCCTTCACCGGCACGTTTGCCAACTTCAGCACCGGCCGCGTCTACGACCAGATCCGCCAGAGCATTGCCTACTCGGATAAGAACGTGAAGATCTGCGCCTCGCACGCTGGTGTCACGCTGGGCGAGGACGGCGCCACCCACCAGATTCTGGAAGACCTGGGCATGATGAAGATGCTGCCCCACATGACGGTCATCAACCCCTGCGACTTCAACCAGACCAAGGCCGCTACCATCGCCATTGCCGAGCACGAAGGCCCCGTGTACCTGCGCTTCGGCCGCCCCGTGGTGCCCAACTTCACCCCCGCCGACCAGAAGTTTGAAATCGGTAAAGCCGTGATGCTCAACGAAGGCGCCGACGTGAGCATCTTCGCCACCGGCCACCTGGTGTGGAAGGCCATCCTGGCCGGCCACATCCTGGCCGAGAAAGGCATCGACGCCGAAATCATCAACATCCACACCATCAAGCCCCTCGACGCCCAGGCCATCCTGGCCTCGGTGCGCAAGACGCGCTGCGTGGTGTCGGCCGAAGAGCACCAGATGAACGGCGGCCTCGGCGACAGCATCGCCCAGCTGCTGGCCCGCGAGGAGCCCCTGCCCCTGGAAATGGTGGCCGTGAATGACTCCTTCGGCGAGTCCGGCACTCCCGACCAGCTCATGGAGAAATACGGCCTGATGGAAAACGACATCGTGAAAGCCGTGGAGAAAGTACTGGCCCGCAAGGCGAAGTAA
- a CDS encoding YybH family protein codes for MKKLLAIQLLTILFALLWHPVAAQQADQSKDEAALRQVVADYESAWNRHDAKGLAAQYHPDATWVNWFGAYSKGQPAIQEHYQTVHGTYFKTSHYYTRAIEDVTFVKPDVAILHVRTGLSGDERYPGQTFEFRRTLVLTKRAGAWRILAGQNAKLNEGIK; via the coding sequence ATGAAAAAGCTCCTTGCCATCCAGCTGCTTACCATCCTCTTCGCGCTGCTGTGGCACCCGGTAGCCGCCCAGCAGGCGGACCAATCGAAGGACGAGGCGGCCCTCCGGCAGGTGGTAGCCGACTACGAAAGCGCCTGGAACCGCCACGACGCCAAGGGCCTCGCCGCCCAGTACCACCCCGATGCCACCTGGGTGAATTGGTTTGGGGCGTATTCCAAAGGCCAGCCGGCAATTCAGGAGCACTACCAGACGGTGCACGGCACGTACTTCAAAACCTCGCACTACTACACCCGCGCCATTGAGGACGTGACGTTCGTCAAACCCGACGTGGCCATCCTGCACGTGCGCACCGGCCTGAGCGGCGACGAGCGGTACCCCGGGCAAACCTTTGAGTTTCGCCGCACCCTGGTGCTTACCAAGCGCGCCGGGGCCTGGCGCATTTTGGCGGGCCAAAACGCCAAGCTGAACGAAGGCATTAAGTAA